A portion of the Clostridium cylindrosporum DSM 605 genome contains these proteins:
- the hslO gene encoding Hsp33 family molecular chaperone HslO, with amino-acid sequence MGYIVRATANEGNVRIFCAITTDIVEKARQVHNLSPLASAALGRLLSAGSILGLMSKGEKDKITISMNGGGEAGNILVATNSTGNVKGYISNPAVTLPPNEAGKLDVGGAVGKNGVLNIIRDLGLREPYVGQVPIYTGEIGDDLAYYFTVSEQVPSAVSLGVLVNPEDASIKSAGALIIQMMPDAPEMLADVITFRLEEIPPLSTLISEGKTAEDIINLLFDDMDLKIYETIEVNYECDCSRERVEKTLLSIGEAELNKIKEEEESINVECHFCEKEYKFTSDDIDELIKEAKL; translated from the coding sequence ATGGGATATATAGTAAGAGCAACTGCAAATGAAGGAAATGTAAGAATATTTTGTGCGATTACAACAGATATAGTTGAAAAAGCAAGACAAGTACATAATTTAAGTCCACTAGCGAGTGCAGCACTTGGGAGACTTTTAAGTGCAGGAAGCATACTTGGATTAATGTCAAAGGGAGAAAAAGACAAAATAACTATCTCGATGAATGGTGGAGGTGAAGCAGGGAATATTCTTGTTGCGACGAACTCTACAGGGAATGTAAAGGGATACATATCAAATCCAGCTGTTACTCTTCCTCCAAATGAGGCTGGAAAACTAGATGTAGGAGGCGCTGTAGGTAAAAATGGAGTTTTGAATATTATTAGGGACTTAGGATTAAGAGAACCATATGTTGGGCAAGTTCCTATATATACAGGTGAAATAGGAGATGATCTTGCTTATTATTTTACTGTTTCTGAGCAAGTTCCATCAGCGGTTTCCTTAGGAGTTTTAGTAAATCCTGAAGATGCATCTATTAAGTCAGCGGGAGCATTAATTATTCAAATGATGCCAGATGCCCCTGAAATGCTTGCGGATGTTATTACATTTAGACTAGAGGAAATACCACCGCTTTCAACTCTTATATCTGAGGGGAAAACTGCAGAGGATATTATTAATCTTCTTTTTGATGATATGGACCTTAAGATTTATGAAACCATTGAGGTTAATTATGAATGCGATTGTTCAAGGGAGAGAGTAGAAAAAACCCTACTATCAATTGGAGAAGCTGAACTAAATAAGATTAAAGAAGAAGAAGAGAGTATTAATGTAGAATGTCATTTCTGTGAAAAAGAATATAAATTTACATCAGATGATATAGATGAACTTATAAAAGAAGCTAAGTTATAA
- a CDS encoding class I SAM-dependent DNA methyltransferase: MNEQYTYISQVYDKMIEMDYDKWKQFIEGYFKSNDEVIKGKKCLELGCGTGNMTLCLKEIGLEVTALDISEEMLNVAEEKLRLKNYKVNFVNGDMVDISLNKKFNYIFSFCDGYNYLTEDEDISNSFLSVYEHLSDDGYFVFDISSNYKLLNEIGNKSFTLNEDDLCYIWDNYVEDNIVEMYITFFMREGNIYKRFDEVHYQRAYDTNYIKKLLYEAGFKSVNTYNDYENKPSDEKSLRVVFVAKK; this comes from the coding sequence ATGAATGAGCAGTATACATACATTTCACAGGTCTATGATAAGATGATTGAAATGGATTATGATAAATGGAAGCAATTTATAGAAGGATATTTTAAAAGTAATGATGAAGTTATTAAAGGGAAAAAATGCTTAGAGCTTGGCTGTGGCACAGGGAACATGACTCTTTGTCTTAAGGAAATAGGCTTAGAAGTTACAGCACTTGATATCTCAGAGGAGATGCTTAATGTTGCAGAGGAAAAGTTAAGACTTAAAAACTATAAAGTTAATTTTGTTAATGGAGATATGGTAGATATCTCACTTAACAAAAAATTTAACTATATATTTTCATTTTGTGATGGATATAATTATTTAACCGAAGATGAAGATATAAGTAATAGTTTTTTATCTGTATATGAACATTTATCAGATGATGGGTACTTTGTTTTTGATATAAGTAGCAATTATAAGCTTCTAAATGAGATAGGAAACAAAAGTTTTACACTAAATGAAGATGATTTGTGTTACATATGGGATAATTATGTGGAGGATAATATTGTGGAGATGTATATTACCTTCTTTATGAGGGAAGGTAATATCTATAAAAGGTTTGATGAGGTTCATTATCAAAGAGCCTATGATACAAATTATATAAAGAAGCTTCTTTATGAAGCGGGATTTAAGTCAGTTAACACTTATAATGATTACGAAAATAAACCTTCAGATGAAAAGAGTTTAAGGGTTGTTTTTGTAGCTAAAAAATAG
- a CDS encoding type I phosphomannose isomerase catalytic subunit, which translates to MFYPLFLTPFFKECVWGGDNLRQKLNKDYSGSKIGESFEVSCHKDFLCKIKNGIFKDIYLKTLVDIYPVEILGKNINSDFFPLIIKFLDASSRLSVQVHPNDFYAMKKSYSLGKNELWYVVYANENSKIVLGLKDNVTKADIKNSIEKNNIESLLNIENISVGDAIFIPSGTVHALLEDTIVLEVQQSSDITYRLYDWDRNENGKRRELHIDDALNVIDISSRGKIIRSSEYIDEDFYNLLDIKDFTVDYLKIKNSLISSPDLRSFHIYTCVDGNGRIIYKNQSQSISRGNSILIPASLGEYEIRGNLEVIKIYVK; encoded by the coding sequence ATGTTTTATCCTCTTTTTTTAACACCATTTTTTAAGGAATGTGTTTGGGGTGGAGATAATTTAAGACAAAAACTAAATAAAGACTACTCAGGTAGTAAAATTGGAGAAAGCTTTGAAGTGTCTTGCCACAAGGATTTTTTATGTAAAATTAAAAATGGGATATTTAAAGATATTTATCTTAAAACCCTTGTAGATATATATCCAGTTGAAATTCTTGGAAAAAACATCAACTCTGATTTTTTCCCTTTAATTATAAAATTCCTTGATGCAAGTAGTAGACTTTCTGTTCAGGTTCATCCAAATGACTTTTATGCTATGAAAAAATCTTATTCTCTAGGAAAAAACGAACTTTGGTACGTTGTTTATGCAAATGAAAATAGCAAAATAGTTTTAGGATTAAAAGATAATGTTACAAAGGCAGATATTAAAAATTCTATAGAAAAAAACAATATAGAATCACTACTCAACATAGAAAATATAAGTGTTGGTGATGCTATATTTATCCCATCTGGGACTGTGCATGCACTGCTTGAAGATACAATAGTTCTAGAAGTTCAACAAAGCAGCGATATAACATATAGATTATATGACTGGGATAGAAATGAAAATGGAAAGAGACGAGAACTTCATATTGATGATGCTTTAAATGTTATAGACATTTCATCTAGGGGAAAAATAATTAGATCTTCCGAGTATATAGATGAAGACTTTTATAATCTCCTAGATATTAAAGACTTTACTGTTGATTATCTAAAAATTAAAAATTCACTTATCTCAAGTCCAGACCTTAGAAGTTTTCATATATACACATGTGTTGATGGAAATGGAAGAATAATATATAAAAACCAAAGCCAAAGCATATCAAGAGGAAATAGCATACTTATTCCTGCATCATTAGGTGAGTATGAAATTAGAGGGAATTTGGAAGTTATAAAAATATATGTAAAGTAG
- a CDS encoding QueT transporter family protein, giving the protein MKISKLTTKQITKVGIVAALYVVLTIAVAPIGYGAIQFRISEVLNLLAFINPLYGVSLVIGCAIANLFSPLGIYDVVFGTLSTALSVIFIARSKNLFRASLWPSLFIPLIVGLELYLLQKLPFIATVIPIMISEFIIMTIIAYPLFKLISKKEKFINMLKG; this is encoded by the coding sequence ATGAAAATATCAAAATTAACTACAAAGCAGATAACAAAGGTAGGGATAGTTGCAGCACTTTATGTAGTACTAACTATAGCAGTTGCTCCTATTGGATATGGAGCTATTCAATTTAGAATTTCGGAAGTTTTAAACCTCTTAGCTTTTATAAATCCATTATATGGAGTATCTCTAGTAATAGGCTGTGCTATAGCTAATCTATTTAGTCCACTAGGAATATATGATGTAGTATTTGGAACACTATCTACAGCACTAAGTGTAATATTTATTGCTAGGTCTAAAAATCTATTTAGAGCTTCACTTTGGCCAAGTTTATTTATACCACTTATAGTTGGTCTTGAACTCTACCTTCTTCAAAAGCTACCTTTTATTGCAACTGTAATACCAATTATGATAAGTGAATTCATAATAATGACGATAATTGCCTATCCCTTATTTAAATTAATAAGTAAAAAAGAAAAGTTTATAAACATGTTAAAGGGATAA
- a CDS encoding small, acid-soluble spore protein, alpha/beta type — translation MATPFKKKVKAKIMSNKELTEEMKEREKIKYEIAEELGLLDKVKEVGWDGLTSSEAGKIGGIMTKRNKLEGRKWNK, via the coding sequence ATGGCTACACCATTTAAGAAAAAGGTTAAAGCAAAAATCATGTCTAATAAAGAATTAACAGAAGAAATGAAGGAAAGAGAGAAAATAAAATATGAAATTGCTGAAGAACTGGGGCTTTTAGATAAAGTGAAAGAGGTTGGTTGGGATGGACTAACTTCAAGTGAAGCAGGAAAAATAGGTGGAATTATGACTAAGCGTAATAAATTAGAAGGTAGAAAGTGGAATAAGTAA
- a CDS encoding aspartate-semialdehyde dehydrogenase, whose protein sequence is MGVKLALVGATGMVGRTFLTVLKERNFPIDELYLFSSAKSAGEKVEFNGKEYTVEELTETSFDRGIDIALFSAGGDVSKKFAPIAASKGCTVVDNSSAWRMDKEVPLVVPEVNAEDIKWNKGIIANPNCSTIQAMVALKPLDNKYKIKRVIYSTYQAVAGAGVAGYADLEEGSLNGAAPKKFQHQIAYNLIPHIDVFMENGYTKEETKMIEETKKILHRDDIKVTATTVRVPVYYGHSESINIELENEFDVNEVRDLLASSDGIVVMDDPSKNEYPMPALLAGRDEVFVGRIRRDESVDNGINMWVVADNIRKGAATNAVQIAELLVK, encoded by the coding sequence ATGGGAGTTAAATTAGCACTTGTAGGGGCAACTGGTATGGTTGGAAGAACTTTTCTAACTGTATTAAAGGAAAGAAATTTCCCAATTGACGAATTATATTTATTCTCATCAGCAAAATCAGCTGGTGAAAAGGTTGAATTCAATGGTAAGGAATATACTGTTGAAGAACTTACTGAAACTTCATTTGATAGAGGTATAGACATTGCACTATTCTCAGCTGGTGGAGATGTTAGTAAGAAGTTTGCACCTATTGCAGCATCAAAGGGATGTACTGTAGTAGATAATAGTAGTGCATGGAGAATGGACAAGGAAGTTCCACTTGTTGTTCCAGAAGTTAATGCTGAAGATATTAAATGGAATAAGGGTATTATAGCAAACCCTAACTGTTCAACTATTCAAGCTATGGTTGCACTTAAGCCACTTGATAATAAGTACAAAATTAAAAGAGTTATATACTCAACTTACCAAGCAGTAGCTGGTGCTGGAGTTGCAGGATATGCAGATCTTGAAGAAGGTTCACTTAATGGGGCTGCTCCTAAGAAGTTCCAACATCAAATAGCATATAACCTAATTCCACATATTGATGTATTTATGGAAAATGGCTATACAAAGGAAGAAACTAAGATGATTGAAGAAACTAAGAAGATTCTTCATAGAGATGATATTAAGGTAACTGCTACAACAGTTAGAGTTCCTGTATACTATGGACACAGCGAATCTATTAATATCGAACTTGAAAACGAATTTGATGTTAATGAAGTTCGTGATCTTCTAGCTTCATCAGATGGAATCGTTGTTATGGATGATCCATCAAAAAATGAATACCCAATGCCTGCTCTACTAGCTGGTCGTGATGAAGTTTTCGTTGGAAGAATCAGAAGAGACGAATCAGTAGATAACGGAATTAACATGTGGGTTGTTGCTGACAACATAAGAAAAGGTGCTGCAACAAATGCTGTTCAAATAGCTGAACTACTTGTTAAATAA
- the dapA gene encoding 4-hydroxy-tetrahydrodipicolinate synthase, producing MSIFTGSGVAIVTPFNETGVDFKKLEELLNWHIEKGTDAIVVCGTTGEASTMSETERKETIKFTVDVVKGRIPVIAGTGSNNTATSVEMSKWAESIGVDGLLVITPYYNKTTQAGCIKHFEAVATNVNIPIIVYNVPSRTGLNIQPSTLVEIAKLPNILAIKEASGDISQIAEIARVCPNLDIYSGNDDQIVPIMSLGGKGVISVVANILPTETHDICAKYLSGDTKAALALQLEMLPLINSLFIECNPIPVKAALNILGKNVGSLRLPLVDMSDSGKEILLKAIKDYGLNA from the coding sequence ATGAGTATTTTTACTGGTTCAGGAGTTGCAATCGTTACACCATTTAACGAAACTGGAGTGGACTTTAAAAAATTAGAAGAACTTTTAAATTGGCATATAGAGAAAGGTACAGACGCTATTGTTGTTTGTGGAACAACTGGAGAAGCATCAACAATGTCAGAAACCGAAAGAAAAGAAACTATTAAATTCACAGTAGATGTAGTTAAGGGAAGAATCCCTGTTATTGCAGGAACAGGAAGTAATAATACAGCTACTTCAGTAGAAATGAGTAAATGGGCGGAAAGTATTGGTGTTGACGGTTTACTTGTAATTACGCCATACTACAATAAAACTACTCAAGCAGGATGTATAAAGCACTTCGAAGCTGTAGCTACGAATGTTAATATTCCTATAATAGTATATAATGTTCCATCTAGAACAGGCCTTAACATTCAACCTAGCACTTTAGTAGAAATAGCTAAATTACCTAATATACTTGCTATAAAGGAAGCTAGTGGGGATATTAGCCAAATAGCAGAAATTGCTCGTGTTTGTCCTAACCTAGATATATACTCAGGAAATGATGATCAAATAGTTCCTATAATGTCACTTGGTGGTAAGGGTGTTATTTCCGTTGTTGCAAATATACTCCCAACTGAAACACATGATATATGTGCAAAATATCTTTCAGGTGACACTAAGGCAGCTCTTGCACTTCAACTTGAGATGCTACCTCTAATAAATTCATTATTCATAGAGTGTAATCCTATACCTGTTAAAGCGGCTCTTAATATACTAGGTAAAAATGTAGGCTCTTTAAGACTTCCATTAGTAGACATGTCAGATAGTGGCAAGGAAATTCTACTAAAGGCTATTAAAGACTACGGACTAAATGCATAG
- the dapB gene encoding 4-hydroxy-tetrahydrodipicolinate reductase translates to MKILLFGCNGRVGQVLTRIIDESNDMETVCGVDRNPEKASNNYPVYTSLKDVKENVDVVIDFSNHSCLSGLLEFGKSTKTPLVICTTGFTDEEKEAMKEASCDFPILHSGNMSVGINLLLSLVKKAANVLYPNFDIEVIEKHHNQKLDSPSGTALMIADAMKEELDDDIKYVHGRETKTEKRTQTEIGIHAVRAGGIYGEHTALFASNNEIVEVKHTALTRDVFADGAIKAAKFLVTKTNGYYSMSDVIK, encoded by the coding sequence ATGAAAATTCTTTTATTTGGATGTAACGGAAGAGTTGGCCAAGTACTAACTCGTATTATAGATGAATCAAATGATATGGAAACTGTTTGCGGTGTAGATAGAAATCCTGAAAAGGCATCTAATAACTACCCTGTTTACACTTCTTTAAAGGATGTAAAGGAAAATGTTGATGTTGTTATTGACTTTTCAAACCATAGTTGCTTAAGTGGATTATTAGAATTCGGAAAATCTACTAAAACTCCACTTGTAATATGTACTACTGGCTTTACAGATGAAGAAAAGGAAGCTATGAAGGAAGCATCTTGTGACTTCCCTATACTTCACTCTGGTAACATGTCAGTTGGTATAAACCTTTTACTATCTCTTGTAAAGAAGGCTGCAAATGTTTTATATCCTAACTTTGATATAGAAGTTATAGAAAAACACCATAATCAAAAATTAGATTCTCCAAGTGGTACTGCTTTAATGATAGCAGATGCTATGAAGGAAGAACTTGATGACGATATAAAATATGTTCATGGAAGAGAAACAAAAACAGAAAAAAGAACTCAAACTGAAATAGGTATTCATGCTGTAAGAGCTGGTGGAATCTATGGTGAACACACTGCTCTATTTGCTAGCAACAATGAAATTGTGGAAGTTAAGCATACTGCCCTAACACGTGATGTTTTTGCAGATGGTGCTATAAAAGCTGCTAAGTTCCTAGTTACAAAAACAAATGGATACTATTCCATGAGTGATGTTATTAAATAA
- a CDS encoding aminotransferase A, translated as MDNFINKRVQDIEISGIRKFYNLVLKYSDAISLTIGQPDFDTPLHVKEAAKLALDNGKTTYTHNAGLMELREAACSFVKTKYSLNYDPNTEVITTNGASEAIDTALRGILEEGCEVIIPSPAYPGYEPVVKLMGAVPIYIDTTKTGFKLTADDLKKAITEKTRCIILPYPSNPTGCTMSAEEIKDIAEVLRDNDIFVLSDEIYSELSFDGKHISIATIDYMREKTIVINGLSKSHSMTGFRIGFIFAPEYICKHLIKVHQYNATCASTISQYAAIEALTKGIDDAIYMKEEYIKRRDYVYNRLVSMGFDVEMPSGAFYIFPSIKKFSDISFDFALDLLEKEKVAVVPSTAFSGAIEGYIRLSYAYSPDTLKEALDRIERYIKSITD; from the coding sequence ATGGATAATTTTATAAATAAAAGAGTTCAGGATATTGAAATATCCGGTATCAGAAAATTTTATAATTTAGTTCTTAAGTATTCTGATGCAATTTCCCTAACTATTGGTCAACCTGACTTTGATACACCACTTCATGTAAAGGAAGCTGCAAAACTTGCCCTTGACAATGGAAAAACAACATATACACATAATGCAGGTCTTATGGAACTTAGAGAGGCTGCTTGCAGCTTTGTTAAGACAAAGTATTCACTAAACTATGATCCAAACACTGAAGTTATAACAACTAACGGAGCAAGTGAAGCGATAGATACTGCGCTTAGAGGGATATTAGAAGAAGGATGTGAAGTTATAATTCCATCACCTGCTTATCCTGGATATGAACCTGTAGTTAAGCTTATGGGCGCAGTTCCTATTTATATAGATACTACTAAAACAGGCTTCAAATTAACTGCAGATGATTTAAAGAAAGCGATTACAGAAAAAACAAGATGCATAATACTTCCATATCCTTCCAATCCTACAGGGTGTACTATGTCAGCTGAGGAAATCAAAGATATAGCTGAAGTATTACGTGATAATGATATATTTGTGTTATCAGATGAGATATATAGTGAACTTTCCTTTGATGGAAAGCATATATCTATAGCAACTATAGATTATATGAGAGAAAAAACTATAGTTATTAATGGTCTTTCCAAGTCTCACTCAATGACAGGTTTTAGAATTGGATTCATTTTTGCTCCTGAATATATATGTAAACACCTTATTAAGGTTCATCAATACAATGCTACTTGTGCATCAACAATCAGTCAATATGCTGCTATAGAGGCATTAACAAAGGGAATTGATGATGCAATATATATGAAGGAAGAATACATTAAAAGACGTGATTATGTCTATAATAGATTAGTGTCTATGGGGTTTGATGTTGAAATGCCAAGTGGGGCCTTCTATATATTCCCATCTATTAAAAAGTTCTCAGATATCTCCTTCGACTTTGCTCTAGACCTACTTGAAAAAGAAAAGGTAGCAGTTGTACCAAGTACTGCTTTCTCCGGGGCTATAGAAGGATATATTAGACTTTCATATGCTTATTCACCTGATACTTTAAAGGAAGCATTAGACAGAATAGAGAGATACATAAAGTCTATAACAGATTAA
- the dapD gene encoding 2,3,4,5-tetrahydropyridine-2,6-dicarboxylate N-acetyltransferase, producing MDIRRDYDLTNPYEIARFIKESKKATPVKAYVDGDLKGVSNNEIEIYGEGSFYVIFGESDKVNDFLTENKDKINKFRIEWDRRNSAIPLMDTRNVNARIEPGSILREGVHIADTAVIMMGAVINIGAEIGEGTMIDMNAVLGARAKVGKNSHVGAGAVVAGVLEPPSKDPVMIGDNVLIGANAVVLEGVKIGDGAVVAAGSVVTTDVEAGVVVAGTPAKVIKSVDDKTKNKTQLLDDLRK from the coding sequence ATGGACATAAGAAGAGATTACGATCTAACTAATCCATACGAAATAGCGAGATTTATAAAAGAAAGTAAAAAGGCAACACCTGTTAAGGCATATGTTGACGGAGACCTTAAGGGAGTTTCAAATAATGAAATAGAAATATACGGAGAAGGTAGCTTCTATGTAATATTCGGAGAAAGTGATAAGGTTAATGATTTCTTAACTGAAAATAAAGATAAAATAAATAAGTTTAGAATAGAATGGGACAGAAGAAATTCTGCTATTCCACTAATGGATACTAGAAATGTTAACGCTAGAATTGAACCAGGTTCAATTTTAAGAGAAGGTGTTCATATAGCTGATACTGCTGTTATAATGATGGGTGCGGTTATTAACATTGGTGCTGAAATCGGTGAAGGTACTATGATTGATATGAACGCTGTACTTGGTGCTAGAGCTAAGGTTGGTAAAAACTCACATGTTGGAGCAGGTGCTGTTGTTGCTGGAGTACTTGAACCACCTTCAAAGGACCCAGTTATGATTGGTGATAACGTACTAATAGGTGCTAATGCAGTTGTACTTGAAGGAGTTAAAATCGGTGACGGTGCTGTAGTTGCCGCTGGATCAGTTGTAACAACTGACGTTGAAGCAGGAGTTGTTGTTGCTGGAACACCTGCAAAGGTTATTAAATCAGTTGATGATAAAACAAAGAATAAGACTCAACTTCTTGATGATCTTAGAAAATAA
- a CDS encoding single-stranded DNA-binding protein, translated as MTDNLLVTNKVYIEGKVISEVEFSHQMYGEGFYILKIEVPRLSEAVDILPVTVSERLISIMDIKVGSSVGIVGQLRSYNKIVDGNNRLILTIFARDINPISEISKTPNQIFIDGFICKSPVYRTTPFGREITDILVAANRPYNKSDYIPVIAWGRNARFSSTLEIGSHIRIWGRIQSREYEKKVSEDVTLSRVAYEVSITKMESVSDEEEADNNESNVYELNASSTSYCEECRFGDGSEEYDPNVALEEVSAEVTK; from the coding sequence ATGACAGACAATCTTTTAGTTACTAATAAAGTTTATATTGAGGGGAAGGTTATTTCCGAAGTTGAGTTTAGCCACCAAATGTATGGTGAAGGATTTTACATACTTAAAATTGAAGTGCCAAGACTTAGTGAGGCAGTAGACATTCTTCCTGTTACAGTATCAGAAAGACTTATTTCTATAATGGATATTAAGGTAGGGAGCTCAGTTGGTATAGTTGGACAACTTCGTTCATATAACAAAATCGTAGATGGTAACAACCGTCTTATACTAACTATTTTTGCAAGGGATATTAATCCAATTTCAGAAATATCAAAAACTCCAAACCAAATTTTTATTGATGGTTTCATTTGTAAGTCACCAGTTTATAGAACAACTCCTTTTGGAAGAGAAATAACTGATATACTAGTAGCAGCAAATAGACCATACAATAAGTCAGATTATATACCAGTTATAGCATGGGGTAGAAATGCAAGATTCTCAAGTACTCTAGAAATAGGCTCTCATATTAGAATATGGGGTAGAATACAAAGTAGAGAGTATGAAAAGAAGGTATCTGAGGATGTAACATTAAGTAGAGTAGCATACGAGGTTTCCATTACTAAAATGGAAAGTGTATCAGATGAAGAAGAAGCTGATAACAATGAAAGTAATGTGTATGAGCTTAATGCATCATCAACATCTTACTGTGAAGAATGCAGATTTGGTGATGGGTCAGAGGAGTACGATCCAAATGTAGCCCTTGAAGAGGTGTCTGCAGAAGTAACTAAATAG
- a CDS encoding polysaccharide deacetylase family protein: MRKKKYLYKWGINILLILCIVGVSVYYSTGKGFKVFNNVLKNKKTIPIHSVEKEEKVVAITVNTGFGKQFTDEILELLKGEKVEASFFAMGSWIDRYPDSLKKIHKSGHEVGNNSLTYPHFTKITKEQIKSEIEDGDKKIESITGSSSKLFRPPFGDYNEDVIKTITDLGYYSVLWDVDSLDWGSKSEKEITDIILKQVANGSILLFHNNSQKTAGAMEIAIKELKTRGYKFLKVSDLIYKDNYYIDHTGRQREVK; encoded by the coding sequence TTGAGAAAAAAGAAGTATTTGTACAAATGGGGTATAAACATCCTATTAATATTATGTATAGTAGGAGTATCTGTTTACTATTCAACTGGGAAGGGATTTAAGGTTTTCAATAATGTTTTGAAAAATAAAAAAACAATACCTATACATAGTGTAGAAAAAGAAGAGAAGGTAGTAGCTATAACAGTGAATACTGGATTTGGGAAACAGTTTACAGATGAAATATTAGAATTACTTAAGGGGGAAAAGGTAGAAGCTAGTTTTTTTGCAATGGGTAGCTGGATAGATAGATATCCTGATAGTTTAAAGAAAATACACAAATCTGGTCATGAAGTAGGAAATAATTCACTAACATATCCACATTTCACAAAGATAACAAAGGAACAAATAAAAAGTGAAATAGAAGATGGAGATAAGAAAATAGAAAGTATTACAGGAAGTAGTAGTAAGCTATTTAGACCTCCATTTGGTGATTATAATGAAGATGTTATAAAAACTATTACTGACCTTGGATATTACTCTGTACTTTGGGATGTTGATTCCCTTGACTGGGGTAGCAAAAGTGAGAAGGAAATTACAGACATAATACTAAAGCAAGTTGCAAATGGATCTATATTACTTTTTCACAATAATTCTCAAAAAACAGCAGGAGCTATGGAAATAGCTATAAAAGAATTAAAAACAAGGGGATATAAGTTTTTAAAAGTTTCAGATTTAATATATAAGGATAATTATTATATTGATCATACTGGAAGACAAAGGGAAGTGAAATAG
- a CDS encoding DUF4364 family protein, which produces MFKDTSELAENKLLLLYILSKLQEPTSNTHITHVVLENNLINYFSLQQYLSELIDNGFISDSKEDKTHKLTLTEPGRNTLEFFINRIPIDKISLIDKYIESSDYNKKNVQDVSASFEKRESDTLVILKIKGKDSDVMSLNISVDDEDDATKICDTWREKGPDLYEDILSLLKEK; this is translated from the coding sequence ATGTTTAAAGATACTTCTGAATTAGCTGAAAATAAGCTTTTGCTTTTATATATACTTAGTAAATTACAGGAACCAACATCTAATACTCACATAACTCATGTTGTACTTGAGAATAATTTAATAAATTATTTTTCCCTTCAACAATATTTATCTGAGTTAATAGATAATGGCTTCATTAGTGACTCTAAGGAAGATAAAACTCATAAGCTTACATTAACTGAACCTGGTAGAAATACTTTAGAATTTTTTATAAATCGAATCCCTATAGATAAGATTAGCCTAATAGATAAGTATATTGAATCCTCAGATTATAACAAGAAAAATGTTCAAGATGTATCAGCATCATTTGAGAAGCGAGAATCAGATACTCTTGTTATTTTAAAAATAAAAGGTAAGGATTCCGATGTAATGTCATTAAATATATCAGTAGATGATGAGGATGATGCGACAAAAATTTGCGATACTTGGAGGGAAAAGGGCCCTGATTTATATGAGGATATACTATCTCTACTTAAAGAAAAATAA